The Huiozyma naganishii CBS 8797 chromosome 3, complete genome genome contains a region encoding:
- the ATG22 gene encoding Atg22p (similar to Saccharomyces cerevisiae ATG22 (YCL038C); ancestral locus Anc_1.35) produces MESGALDPVDTAYLRLVKNNIKGWYFYSFSSEPFVVSVVSTYVPLLLEQFARANGVQLENHSRRCTPEHAKCLLPLFNKRLMIDTSSFPLYTFSISVLFQTVVVITVSGIVDCWNSVKFKGNVLVLFSIIGALATIGISRLDTAQFYTLPLLYIIANSCFGVINVVGNSLLPVFSTSLAKFDVSEVEDKLTSIISGRGASIGYSSALLVQLMSMLLINMSKTKVDVQIAVLLVGVWWLIWQCPMIWLFHDLPEQLTTHTEENSNIAPVAERSPYTNLVAKRRLTLKSLTYGWSSLWDAFVHARLLRDVMIFLLSWFIISDAITTINSTAILFSKTELHMTTLNLITISVLTMINAMIGAFVIPQFLSKKLNWLPHRTLIYIICWASFIPLYGMLGFVFDSIGLKHKFEMYILAVWYGISLGGLSAVSRSVFSLIIPKGKESTFFSLFSITDKGSSIVGPFLIGLVTDRTHNIRYAFYLLFALLLLSLPILEMLDVERGKREAQELSQIETSQIERLD; encoded by the coding sequence ATGGAAAGTGGTGCGCTAGATCCGGTGGACACCGCGTATTTGAGGCTTGTAAAGAACAATATCAAAGGCTGGTATTTCTACTCGTTCTCTAGCGAGCCATTTGTCGTGTCCGTTGTGTCTACGTACGTACCTCTGCTgcttgaacagtttgcGAGAGCCAATGGTGTGCAATTGGAGAACCATTCGCGGCGCTGCACCCCTGAACATGCCAAATGTCTTCTGCccttgttcaacaaaagGCTGATGATTGATACCTCTAGTTTCCCATTGTATACATTTTCgatttctgttttgttcCAAACTGTGGTCGTCATTACTGTGTCGGGGATCGTCGATTGCTGGAATTCGGTGAAGTTCAAAGGTAATGTCCTGGTTCTTTTCAGTATCATAGGGGCCTTGGCCACGATCGGAATATCGAGACTAGACACGGCGCAGTTTTACACTTTACCATTACTGTACATCATTGCTAACTCCTGCTTTGGAGTTATAAACGTGGTGGGGAACTCTCTGTTGCCGGTATTCTCCACTAGTTTGGCTAAATTTGATGTCAGCGAGGTGGAGGATAAACTAACGAGTATTATCAGCGGTAGGGGTGCAAGTATAGGGTACTCCAGTGCACTGCTTGTTCAGCTGATGTCAATGTTGTTAATCAACATGAGCAAAACGAAGGTGGATGTCCAGATCGCGGTGTTACTTGTTGGTGTCTGGTGGTTAATTTGGCAATGTCCAATGATCTGGCTTTTCCACGATCTGCCAGAACAGTTGACCACTCACACAGAGGAAAATTCGAATATCGCACCTGTCGCAGAACGGTCCCCCTACACCAATTTGGTGGCGAAACGGAGGCTTACTCTAAAATCTCTGACTTACGGCTGGTCCTCTCTGTGGGATGCGTTTGTGCACGCAAGACTACTCAGAGATGTCATGATTTTTCTGCTAAGTTGGTTCATCATCAGTGACGCAATAACGACGATCAACTCCACTGCCATTCTTTTCTCCAAGACTGAATTACACATGACTACGTTAAACCTGATAACGATTAGCGTGTTGACAATGATCAACGCAATGATTGGTGCATTTGTCATCCCGCAGtttctttccaaaaagttAAACTGGCTACCACATCGCACGCTGATATACATCATCTGCTGGGCAAGTTTCATCCCATTATACGGTATGCTAGGGTTTGTGTTTGATAGCATTGGACTAAAGCACAAATTCGAAATGTACATACTCGCTGTTTGGTACGGAATCTCCCTCGGTGGGTTATCCGCCGTCTCGAGGTCCGTCTTCAGTTTGATCATCCCAAAGGGCAAAGAGTCCACTTTTTTCAGCTTATTCAGCATCACTGACAAAGGTTCGTCGATTGTCGGGCCATTCCTTATTGGACTTGTCACGGATAGAACGCACAACATCAGGTATGCGTTCTACCTGCTTTTTGCTCTCTTGTTGCTGTCGTTGCCCATTCTTGAAATGCTGGATGTCGAGAGAGGTAAGCGCGAGGCACAAGAGCTGAGTCAGATCGAGACTTCGCAAATCGAGCGATTGGATTGA
- the MGR1 gene encoding Mgr1p (similar to Saccharomyces cerevisiae MGR1 (YCL044C); ancestral locus Anc_1.30), translated as MRERPVIRDPSVPPSAQHGMASENNGGNPREVKLDLQHDDDDAGRFYVRPSLGLKLWGPLVPASDNRPALWSLLGVQTAVGIFCLYRFRKFALSARTAAALRRDIADLPTLNRFSVASPGQAFLLEGAEKQAAKSASAAGGPRSGRLPLVRKALWLVLGTALLSQSMLEFCRLKLLKYDPWAEEARTARDKKFFNDIVRFYYEGVDPTKIKVKDPVSGDAISTNLPQVRQSVALVRARAEQLNPVIKWYGPIEFKPMSFGEYLDKIEYFLEMNELLTARKRINAKSLEMLTLLTHSSGEVEEVAQKNAQLRQKIAADQVHIEQRTSELTHALEPQPEREHEESTSLAVPAPAKKIELHGIVLDPETDSHKNVDVAEVWKYYDPWLQLALDTSLSIKFIPTVLYPDTLPEQGRNDESNSEQGS; from the coding sequence ATGAGAGAAAGACCAGTGATCAGAGACCCTTCTGTCCCACCCTCTGCTCAACACGGTATGGCGTCTGAGAACAACGGGGGGAACCCCCGAGAGGTCAAACTGGACTTACAacacgacgacgacgacgcggGGAGGTTCTACGTCAGACCAAGCCTCGGACTCAAACTTTGGGGGCCGCTCGTCCCAGCATCAGATAACAGGCCCGCACTCTGGTCCCTGCTGGGGGTACAAACCGCGGTGGGGATCTTCTGCCTTTACAGGTTCAGGAAGTTTGCACTCTCCGCTAGGACTGCAGCAGCGCTTAGAAGGGACATCGCTGACCTCCCGACTTTGAACAGGTTCTCTGTCGCTTCCCCAGGACAGGCATTCCTCTTGGAGGGGGCCGAGAAGCAAGCAGCCAAGTCGGCTTCCGCGGCGGGGGGTCCCCGTAGTGGGAGGCTGCCCCTCGTCAGGAAGGCGCTCTGGCTCGTTCTGGGGACTGCACTGCTCTCGCAATCGATGCTAGAGTTTTGCCGGTTGAAACTGCTCAAGTACGACCCCTGGGCGGAGGAAGCACGTACGGCACGGGACaagaagttcttcaacgacaTCGTCAGGTTCTACTACGAGGGGGTCGACCCAACAAAAATCAAGGTCAAGGACCCGGTTTCGGGAGATGCCATCTCAACAAACCTGCCGCAAGTCAGGCAGAGCGTCGCTCTCGTGCGCGCACGCGCGGAACAACTCAACCCGGTCATCAAATGGTACGGGCCCATAGAGTTCAAGCCCATGTCCTTTGGCGAGTACCTCGACAAGATCGAGTACTTCCTAGAGATGAACGAGCTTCTCACGGCTAGGAAGAGAATCAATGCCAAGTCCCTCGAGATGCTTACATTACTCACACACTCATCGGGAGAGGTCGAGGAAGTCGCACAGAAGAACGCGCAACTGCGGCAGAAAATTGCAGCAGACCAAGTACACATCGAACAGCGAACATCCGAACTGACACACGCTTTGGAACCACAGCCAGAACGGGAACACGAGGAGTCCACATCACTGGCCGTACCAGCACCGGCCAAGAAAATCGAACTGCATGGGATCGTGCTCGACCCAGAAACAGACTCCCACAAGAACGTCGACGTCGCAGAGGTATGGAAGTACTACGACCCGTGGTTACAACTGGCACTCGACACCTCGCTG
- the KNAG0C00390 gene encoding uncharacterized protein, which translates to MQICGRASPCLYTAHSRVQDFPPCAPQTTPLQGQRRSPHSGLLLPLLPLCQQRATVVTAADSSRGGHRGRCRDAPPPAPPPPHALSGPQKSVVWGRGGKGRRGKGRGEEGGSPGVGVRGFHGRRKHNPVGVSAGWCSRSCRMHGYGLKPFLLNKCIHSGKCLAEKYLKNLVSQYIFYCPFNRAIQCLLDLSLCSL; encoded by the coding sequence ATGCAGATCTGTGGCCGGGCCAGCCCATGCTTATATACAGCGCATTCCAGAGTTCAGGACTTCCCCCCTTGTGCCCCGCAAACCACTCCACTTCAGGGGCAGCGAAGGTCTCCCCATTCTGggcttcttcttcctcttctgccCCTGTGCCAACAACGAGCAACAGTCGTTACAGCGGCTGACAGCAGCAGAGGGGGGCACAGAGGGCGTTGCAGAGACGCACCCCCCCCCGCCCCACCCCCACCCCACGCTCTCTCCGGGCCACAGAAGTCCGTGGTGTGGGGAAGGGGGGGTAAGGGGCGGCGGGGTAAGGGGCGGGGAGAGGAAGGTGGTTCCCCGGGTGTCGGGGTGCGCGGCTTCCACGGTAGACGCAAACACAACCCAGTGGGGGTATCTGCTGGGTGGTGCTCACGAAGCTGTCGTATGCACGGATATGGTTTGAAACCTTTTCTATTAAACAAATGCATACATTCTGGGAAGTGTTTGGCAGAAAAGTACCTGAAGAATTTGGTTTCTCAATACATTTTCTACTGCCCTTTCAATAGAGCTATCCAATGTTTGCTGGATTTGTCTCTTTGTTCCctttga
- the GID7 gene encoding glucose-induced degradation complex subunit GID7 (similar to Saccharomyces cerevisiae GID7 (YCL039W); ancestral locus Anc_1.34), with translation MLSALPLRAGVGSQVAPTTFEELTPGGGNFDAIRRAAAQAATDEAAQQWVRGAVEVALLLLEQVFLELVYVRGDFLSAAQFLRATVQPMVTLWAGLHKEAWSHSGKGQAPAADMLRELSSVLTNPEGMARAVWPSGGVAEARERLVGKVYGYISPDDLVPSGRLVTLLKQAVRYQRLGDVHDDDQDDDEDDGETVSLLQDNKPTYTPLQFKEQKTLTQNADEIWYLQFSPDGKYLASASADSLTDRKILIYDVENDFQVYRVLAGNTQCVLYLSFSPDSRYIVSCPFNETANIYDIHTDGLPTDINETVQHCEADRIKAQIIQPCLSFQILIPSKAAPNSRHTSHSGATLPGDDASSSSPGDTPTSSSSSQGHHQTGRHTATTATATATTTTTTPPQSSSTWPRIWCCDWFHTQGHSGKFIVGSPDREVAIYDINERAIIYKFSEHAGMETDRDKLSSRPRLFHNIFEAEADGTRTDHSTGKSLFPRIHDVKISYDDKYLILMTHQGTIDVYDISDLPPNGNMPHFALKSFAPKRINQLKIQKNMTCVSLPQPDPATGVVDPALQNLLLVNLRFSEIQLWNYKENLLVQKYFGQRQEQFIIRSCFGCENKLVLSGSEDGKIYIWDRAQGCVLGVLPGHTGERATAAGSNKKFGKNCNVVAWSPTDKHIFASGGDDGYVKIWRVIKGRK, from the coding sequence ATGCTCTCCGCACTGCCCCTCCGTGCCGGTGTTGGGTCCCAAGTGGCCCCCACAACCTTCGAGGAGCTCACACCAGGTGGGGGCAACTTCGACGCAATAAGAAGGGCCGCTGCTCAAGCGGCCACGGACGAGGCGGCACAGCAGTGGGTCCGCGGGGCCGTTGAGGTCGCTCTGCTTCTCCTTGAACAGGTGTTCCTAGAGCTCGTGTACGTCAGGGGGGACTTCCTCTCCGCGGCGCAGTTCCTAAGGGCTACAGTGCAACCGATGGTCACCCTCTGGGCGGGACTCCACAAGGAAGCGTGGTCACACAGCGGTAAGGGCCAGGCACCGGCTGCGGACATGCTCAGGGAACTGTCGTCAGTGCTTACGAACCCAGAGGGCATGGCGAGGGCCGTGTGGCCCAGTGGCGGCGTCGCGGAGGCCCGTGAACGGCTCGTCGGGAAAGTGTACGGGTACATTAGCCCAGATGATCTTGTACCTTCGGGGAGACTCGTCACGCTCTTGAAACAGGCCGTGCGGTACCAGCGGTTGGGTGACGTCCACGACGACGAccaagacgacgacgaggacgacggAGAGACAGTGTCGCTGTTGCAGGACAACAAACCAACGTACACACCCTTACAGTTtaaagaacagaaaacaCTCACGCAGAACGCAGACGAAATATGGTACCTTCAATTCTCCCCCGATGGGAAGTACCTCGCCAGCGCATCCGCGGACTCCCTCACGGACAGGAAAATCCTCATTTACGACGTCGAGAACGACTTCCAAGTCTACCGAGTCCTCGCGGGGAACACCCAGTGCGTCCTATACCTCTCGTTCTCCCCAGACAGCCGCTACATCGTATCGTGCCCCTTCAACGAGACCGCAAACATCTACGATATCCACACAGACGGGCTTCCAACGGATATCAACGAGACAGTACAGCATTGCGAAGCGGACCGCATCAAAGCTCAGATCATCCAACCGTGCCTCTCCTTCCAGATACTCATCCCAAGCAAAGCAGCCCCTAACTCGCGCCACACGAGCCACAGCGGCGCAACGCTCCCCGGTGACGACGCTTCCTCGTCAAGTCCAGGCGACACACccacctcctcctcatcatcgCAGGGGCACCACCAGACGGGCCGCCACACGGCAACAACCGCAACCGCAAccgcaacaacaacaacaacaacgccGCCACAGTCGAGCTCGACATGGCCCCGCATCTGGTGCTGTGACTGGTTCCACACCCAGGGACACAGCGGGAAGTTCATCGTCGGGTCCCCGGACAGAGAAGTTGCCATCTACGATATCAACGAGCGGGCGATCATCTACAAATTTTCGGAACATGCAGGGATGGAGACGGACAGGGACAAACTCTCGTCACGCCCGCGACTATTCCACAACATCTTTGAAGCGGAGGCGGACGGCACCCGTACGGACCACTCTACTGGGAAATCGCTGTTCCCGCGGATCCACGACGTCAAAATATCGTACGACGACAAGTACCTCATCCTCATGACACACCAGGGCACAATAGACGTATACGATATATCAGATTTGCCGCCAAACGGCAACATGCCCCACTTCGCGCTGAAGTCCTTCGCCCCGAAGAGGATCAACCAACTGAAGATTCAGAAAAACATGACCTGCGTGTCGCTTCCACAGCCGGACCCGGCAACAGGAGTCGTCGACCCGGCTCTGCAGAACTTGCTACTCGTGAACCTCAGGTTCAGCGAAATACAGTTGTGGAATTACAAGGAAAACCTGCTCGTGCAGAAGTACTTTGGCCAGAGACAAGAGCAGTTCATTATCAGGTCCTGCTTCGGATGCGAGAACAAGCTGGTGCTCAGCGGGTCCGAAGACGGGAAAATATACATATGGGATAGAGCACAAGGGTGCGTCCTTGGCGTGCTCCCGGGCCACACGGGGGAACGTGCAACGGCCGCAGGGtcgaacaaaaaatttggtAAGAACTGCAACGTCGTTGCCTGGAGTCCGACAGACAAGCATATTTTTGCATCAGGCGGTGACGATGGGTACGTTAAGATATGGAGAGTGATCAAGGGTAGGAAATGA
- the GLK1 gene encoding glucokinase (similar to Saccharomyces cerevisiae GLK1 (YCL040W) and EMI2 (YDR516C); ancestral locus Anc_1.33): MSFEDLHKATAHQLSAAVDSICKDFEVDAAKLDELTAYFIEQMEKGLAPIQDKQTDKGLPMIPTFVTGSPNGTEQGVLLAADLGGTNFRVCSVTLNGDHTYSMEQMKSKIPDELLEDENVTSDDLFGYLARRTAVFLKKYHPDAIAPKAGGAAAESLKLGFTFSYPVDQTSLNSGSLIRWTKGFNIPDTVGKDVVQLYQDQLTEQGLDMVNVVALTNDTVGTFLSHCYTSNNTDSLTSGEISEPTIGCIFGTGTNGCYMEEISKITKLSDDAREKLLKEGKTHMVINTEWGSFDNELKHLPTTKYDIDIDQKYTPNPGFHLFEKRVSGMFLGEVLRNVLVDLHARGLIFAQYRTQAQLPHRLQTPFELDSEVLSHIEIDDSTGLRETELSLLQSLRLPTSPSERKEIQKLVRAISRRSAYLAAVPIAAITIKTGVLNKRYHGEVEIGCDGSVVEYYPGFRSMLRHALALSPLGSEGERKVHLRLAKDGSGVGAALCALVA, from the coding sequence ATGTCCTTCGAAGATCTGCACAAGGCCACCGCACACCAATTGTCTGCTGCTGTAGACTCCATCTGCAAGGACTTCGAGGTCGATGCCGCTAAACTGGACGAATTGACCGCCTACTTCATCGAGCAGATGGAGAAAGGGCTGGCGCCGATCCAGGATAAACAGACCGACAAAGGTTTGCCCATGATCCCCACGTTCGTCACCGGGAGCCCCAACGGTACCGAACAAGGTGTCCTGCTCGCTGCTGACCTGGGGGGCACCAATTTCAGAGTGTGTTCCGTCACTTTGAACGGGGACCACACGTACTCTATGGAACAGATGAAGTCGAAGATTCCAGACGAGCTGCTAGAGGACGAGAACGTCACCTCGGATGACCTGTTCGGGTACCTGGCCCGCAGAACAGCtgtcttcttgaagaagtaccaCCCAGACGCAATTGCACCCAAGGCCGGTGGTGCCGCCGCGGAGTCCCTGAAGTTGGGATTCACCTTCTCGTACCCTGTCGACCAAACGTCGTTGAACTCAGGGTCCCTTATCAGATGGACCAAGGGGTTCAACATCCCAGACACCGTCGGGAAGGACGTCGTGCAGTTGTACCAGGACCAATTGACAGAGCAGGGGCTCGACATGGTCAACGTCGTCGCTTTGACGAACGACACGGTCGGTACGTTCCTGTCCCACTGTTACACCTCCAACAACACCGACTCGCTCACCTCAGGGGAGATCTCAGAACCCACGATCGGGTGTATCTTCGGTACGGGGACCAACGGGTGCTACATGGAGGAGATCAGCAAGATCACCAAATTGTCAGACGACGCACGCGAGAAGCTGCTCAAGGAGGGGAAAACCCACATGGTCATTAACACCGAGTGGGGGTCCTTCGATAACGAGTTGAAACACCTCCCAACGACAAAATACGATATCGACATCGACCAGAAGTACACTCCAAACCCAGGGTTCCACCTGTTCGAAAAGCGTGTCTCAGGGATGTTCCTGGGTGAAGTTCTAAGAAACGTGCTTGTCGACTTGCACGCAAGGGGGCTTATCTTCGCGCAGTACCGCACCCAGGCACAGTTACCTCACCGCTTGCAAACGCCTTTCGAGCTAGACTCAGAGGTGCTTTCGCACATCGAGATCGACGACTCCACGGGGCTCCGCGAGACGGAACTTTCCCTGCTACAGTCCCTCCGCCTACCAACATCCCCCTCCGAGCGTAAGGAGATCCAGAAACTGGTCCGTGCCATCTCAAGAAGGTCCGCGTACTTGGCAGCGGTGCCCATCGCCGCGATCACCATCAAGACCGGTGTCCTCAACAAGAGGTACCATGGTGAAGTAGAGATTGGTTGCGACGGGTCCGTAGTGGAGTACTACCCTGGGTTCAGGTCCATGTTGAGACACGCACTTGCACTATCTCCCTTGGGCTCAGAGGGTGAGAGGAAGGTTCACTTGAGACTCGCTAAGGACGGGTCTGGTGTAGGTGCCGCCCTGTGCGCCCTGGTTGCTTAA
- the SRO9 gene encoding Sro9p (similar to Saccharomyces cerevisiae SRO9 (YCL037C) and SLF1 (YDR515W); ancestral locus Anc_1.36): MSAAVESKEDLAPVASITEENTNNYEVASAKTSDTEPAKENTPPVKQAVNLTPAPLPTKSPWKSVETEVPTSAIAIERSDSNKKKSRGPTPVLKSSASTKWVPIEVSITISSGKQGSGNGGSRRQNSGKGPNATTGQKKKRQGSKKQPKGKQNEKSAEENAVASTAESDNVKQEQQVNADADANTEEKTSADNENSETSRNHHQHQHQQHNGSNDNSNQKPQKNQRRYLKNRPHQNGTANDQNQDSMYQTKKYHHNGESQDNSHRRRSSPNNRRYQQPKQLLQLQQYIYPYWPTTRAINTVANQMEYYFSDENLEKDNFLKSNFLKDGFVPMSVVNTFSRMRQFSFGGDPQNIFASLREIVANENSTIDVAQASLKKDGIEVNVTGEDPFERFFLRAKDWEKWTQKDATPKQELTVEAILTGDVLDDFGMKVINIPRSAYPQQYNNSQHNYHHEHEHEHEHEHEHNQSQATSTSSTPENSAQSTEEDAQPENGAKADHAVEVQPESA, from the coding sequence ATGTCCGCAGCAGTTGAGAGTAAAGAAGATCTTGCCCCCGTTGCGAGCATCACAGAGGAGAACACCAACAACTACGAGGTTGCCAGTGCGAAGACCAGTGACACTGAACCGGCTAAGGAAAACACCCCTCCAGTGAAACAGGCTGTCAATCTGACCCCAGCACCTCTGCCAACGAAATCGCCATGGAAATCCGTCGAGACTGAAGTCCCCACGTCTGCAATTGCGATCGAAAGATCAGACTCCAACAAAAAGAAGTCGAGAGGACCAACTCCCGTTTTGAAATCGTCTGCCTCCACGAAATGGGTGCCAATTGAGGTCTCCATCACAATCTCTTCCGGCAAACAGGGAAGCGGGAATGGTGGCAGCAGAAGACAGAACTCGGGCAAGGGACCCAACGCCACCACCGgtcaaaagaagaagagacaggGTTCTAAGAAACAGCCAAAGGGTAAGCAAAACGAGAAATCTGCTGAGGAAAACGCAGTCGCATCAACTGCTGAATCAGACAATGTGAAACAAGAGCAGCAAGTAAACGCAGATGCAGACGCAAACACAGAGGAGAAAACGTCAGCCGATAACGAAAACTCAGAAACCTCCAGaaaccaccaccagcaccaacaccaGCAGCACAACGGCAGCAATGACAACAGCAATCAGAAACCTCagaaaaaccaaagaagGTATCTTAAGAACAGACCGCATCAGAACGGGACCGCGAACGACCAGAATCAAGACAGCATGTACCAAACGAAAAAGTACCACCACAACGGCGAATCCCAGGACAACAGCCACAGGCGCCGTTCCTCGCCAAACAACAGACGGTACCAGCAACCGAAACAGCTGctgcagttgcaacagtaCATATATCCATACTGGCCCACAACAAGAGCGATCAACACGGTGGCTAACCAAATGGAATACTACTTCAGTGACGAAAACTTGGAGAAGgacaactttttgaagagcaatttcttgaaggatggGTTTGTCCCCATGAGTGTTGTCAACACATTTTCCAGAATGAGACAGTTCTCCTTTGGTGGCGACCCACAGAACATCTTCGCATCGCTGAGGGAAATCGTCGCAAATGAAAACTCGACTATCGACGTTGCCCAggcctctttgaagaaggacggCATCGAGGTGAACGTCACTGGCGAGGATCCATTCGAAAGATTCTTCCTACGTGCTAAGGACTGGGAGAAATGGACACAAAAGGATGCGACTCCAAAGCAGGAACTGACGGTGGAGGCAATTTTAACTGGCGACGTGTTGGATGACTTTGGAATGAAGGTGATCAACATCCCAAGATCCGCATACCCACAGCAATACAACAACAGCCAACACAACTACCACCACGAGCATGAACATGAGCACGAACATGAACACGAACACAACCAAAGTCAAGCCACCTCCACCTCCAGCACTCCTGAAAACTCTGCACAATCTACTGAGGAAGACGCCCAGCCAGAAAATGGGGCAAAAGCCGACCATGCAGTGGAAGTTCAACCAGAATCCGCATAA
- the PDI1 gene encoding protein disulfide isomerase PDI1 (similar to Saccharomyces cerevisiae PDI1 (YCL043C) and EUG1 (YDR518W); ancestral locus Anc_1.31) produces MLLDKKLLLSVATLVAQTLGQPQAAAGAGNAVAPDDSHVVKLGGDEFDQFVKENPLFLAEFFAPWCGHCKNLAPEYVEAAETLLDENIPLVQLDCEDNREFCMGLQIPGYPTLKVYKNGSSKDYQGGRTAQSIVSYMRKQSLPTVQVVQEETVLKELVRNATIPVVVDTGAKGVNATFYNVADKLADDCIFVSLDSSAKKTMPEASVLLFAADAQEEAKPFVFDGDLAQVAKNSTLLENWIKQESVPYFGDVNGNTFEMYVESGKPLAYFFYTSEDEREEYAKFFTQLGEKHRGVINFAGLDASKYGKHAENLNMKEQFPLFVVHNVSSNLKYGMPQMDDAKFAELSRPLKLKTKDITNFVDQVLAGKAEPIIKSEPVPETQDSNVHKLVAKTHNEITSDPKKDVFVKYYAPWCGHCKKLAPIFEEMADIYAQDKTAAGNVVVAEVDCTLNDISDVDIVGFPTMILYPAGKNSTPVVYEGSRSLEDMMQFIHENGANDVDGLAISKKIAAESQAEEASESKAAHQSKSTKPAAKSAAADVEHDEL; encoded by the coding sequence ATGCTACTCgacaagaaactgctgctATCAGTGGCGACTCTCGTCGCCCAGACACTAGGTCAGCCACAGGCCGCCGCCGGTGCGGGCAATGCAGTCGCTCCAGATGATTCGCACGTCGTTAAACTCGGTGGCGACGAGTTCGACCAGTTCGTTAAGGAGAACCCGCTTTTCTTGGCGGAGTTCTTTGCCCCTTGGTGTGGACACTGTAAGAACTTGGCGCCAGAGTACGTCGAGGCTGCAGAGACCCTGTTGGATGAAAATATCCCATTGGTTCAATTGGACTGTGAGGATAACAGGGAGTTCTGCATGGGGTTGCAAATTCCTGGGTACCCTACTCTAAAGGTGTACAAGAACGGTTCCTCAAAGGATTACCAAGGTGGGAGAACCGCTCAGAGTATTGTCTCGTACATGAGGAAACAGTCTCTACCTACAGTACAGGTCGtccaagaggaaactgtccTTAAGGAGCTCGTTAGAAACGCTACGATCCCTGTCGTTGTTGATACTGGTGCTAAGGGTGTCAATGCTACTTTCTATAACGTTGCTGATAAATTGGCTGACGACTGCATTTTCGTGTCGTTGGATTCTTCTGCCAAGAAGACGATGCCAGAGGCCAGTGTGCTTTTGTTTGCTGCTGACGCTCAAGAGGAGGCGAAACCCTTTGTGTTCGACGGGGACTTGGCCCAAGTAGCCAAGAACTCTActcttttggaaaactggATTAAGCAGGAATCTGTTCCTTACTTTGGTGACGTCAACGGGAACACTTTCGAAATGTACGTCGAATCCGGGAAACCTCTAGCTTACTTCTTCTACACCTCCGAGGATGAAAGAGAGGAATACGCAAAATTCTTCACCCAATTGGGTGAGAAGCATCGTGGTGTGATCAACTTCGCCGGTCTGGACGCCTCGAAATACGGGAAACACGCTGAAAACTTGAACATGAAGGAACAGTTCCCCCTATTCGTCGTCCATAACGTTTCTTCGAACTTGAAATACGGTATGCCACAGATGGATGACGCTAAATTCGCGGAATTGTCCAGAccattgaaattgaagactAAGGATATCACAAACTTTGTAGACCAAGTACTAGCGGGCAAAGCGGAACCAATCATCAAGTCGGAACCGGTCCCAGAGACTCAGGATTCAAACGTCCACAAACTCGTCGCAAAGACTCACAACGAGATCACAAGCGACCCCAAAAAGGACGTCTTCGTCAAGTACTACGCCCCATGGTGTGGACACTGTAAGAAACTAGCACCCATCTTCGAAGAGATGGCAGACATCTACGCACAGGATAAGACCGCAGCTGGGAACGTTGTCGTCGCCGAAGTGGACTGTACTTTGAACGACATCTCAGACGTGGACATCGTCGGATTCCCAACGATGATCCTATACCCTGCTGGGAAAAACTCCACACCAGTCGTCTACGAGGGGTCCAGATCCCTAGAAGACATGATGCAATTTATCCACGAGAACGGTGCCAACGACGTCGACGGTCTTGCTATCAGCAAGAAAATCGCAGCGGAGAGCCAAGCGGAGGAGGCCTCCGAATCGAAGGCTGCACACCAGAGCAAGAGCACAAAGCCAGCGGCAAAGTCCGCTGCAGCAGACGTCGAACACGACGAGTTGTGA